One genomic window of Malaciobacter molluscorum LMG 25693 includes the following:
- a CDS encoding aminotransferase class V-fold PLP-dependent enzyme, which yields MKKDLFRKILDSKDIKKHIIGQHKNLYFDYTASGLAFEPIEARINEVLQTYANTHSKEASMANTTNNYFEEARENLKRMFELDGEFTILPNGCGATAAIKHFQEIMGIYIPPATKQRFNIQVDKSKLPLVLVGPYEHHSNDVSFREALCEKIRINLDKNGLVDLNHLEELLKKNKHREIIGSFCIASNVTGIISDYKNISKLLRKYNAIVCFDAAASSPYMNVPCEYYDAMFVSPHKLLGGPGSCGLLLIRKSLVDSNISPTFAGGGTVLYVNKDTQEYDKKIENRENAGTPGILQFIRASLAYQLRNEIGFEYIKQKKEKLTKYFIKQLKRVPNITVYGNLEASNIGIVSFNIKDLSPYDLCARLSNIFGVQTRAGCSCAGPYGHDLLGIEKIDLANKPGWVRVSIHYTMEKEDIDNLLTAIKDSIK from the coding sequence ATGAAAAAAGATCTATTTAGAAAAATACTAGATTCTAAAGATATAAAAAAACATATTATTGGTCAACATAAAAATTTGTATTTTGATTATACAGCTTCAGGATTAGCATTTGAGCCAATTGAAGCCCGTATTAATGAAGTTTTACAAACATATGCAAATACACACTCAAAAGAAGCTTCTATGGCAAATACAACCAATAACTATTTTGAAGAAGCAAGAGAAAATCTAAAAAGAATGTTTGAATTAGATGGTGAGTTTACAATCTTACCAAATGGCTGTGGAGCAACAGCAGCAATAAAACATTTTCAAGAAATTATGGGGATTTATATTCCTCCTGCAACAAAACAAAGATTTAACATACAAGTAGATAAATCTAAACTTCCTTTAGTTTTAGTGGGACCATATGAACACCATTCGAATGATGTAAGTTTTAGAGAAGCATTATGTGAAAAGATTAGAATTAATCTTGATAAAAATGGTCTTGTAGATTTAAATCATTTAGAAGAACTTCTAAAGAAAAATAAACATAGAGAAATTATAGGAAGTTTTTGTATTGCTTCAAATGTTACAGGAATTATAAGTGATTATAAAAATATATCAAAATTACTTAGAAAATATAATGCTATTGTTTGTTTTGATGCAGCAGCAAGTTCTCCTTATATGAATGTTCCATGTGAATATTATGATGCAATGTTTGTATCTCCTCATAAATTACTTGGAGGTCCTGGAAGTTGTGGTTTATTATTAATTAGAAAAAGTCTAGTTGATAGTAATATAAGTCCAACATTTGCAGGTGGAGGAACAGTTTTATATGTAAATAAAGATACGCAAGAGTATGATAAAAAAATTGAAAATAGAGAAAATGCTGGGACACCTGGTATATTACAATTTATAAGAGCATCTTTAGCTTATCAATTAAGAAATGAAATTGGTTTTGAATATATAAAACAAAAAAAAGAAAAACTAACAAAATATTTCATAAAACAATTAAAAAGAGTACCAAATATTACAGTTTATGGAAATTTAGAAGCTTCAAATATTGGTATAGTATCTTTTAATATAAAAGATTTAAGTCCTTATGATTTATGTGCAAGATTATCAAATATTTTTGGTGTTCAAACAAGAGCTGGTTGTTCTTGTGCAGGTCCATATGGACATGATTTATTAGGAATAGAAAAAATTGATTTAGCAAATAAGCCAGGTTGGGTAAGAGTATCTATTCATTATACAATGGAAAAAGAAGATATTGATAATCTTCTAACTGCCATAAAAGATAGTATCAAATGA
- a CDS encoding nitrite/sulfite reductase: MKKIDFQEIERIKDEKSSIDVLADIYLYAVLGEPVSDDDIERFKWYGLTLQKKEKSNLYFTLKVKILNAKLTIKQIDVLTKISKEFANGSARFVARQNIEFDNIKIFDIPAIFNLLNSVNLHSIFASGHVPTNIMSCPINGYNKNQTTDVSDIVLKLNKDFEGNKNFSNLPNELKIIVDGCGCVGQNCEDNDLFFKAIKSSNGKIQFKVNVSDTNDIKTIGFVAPSQVIPLAKVVAKIYRDFGKRGDEKHSKLAYLVEDWGIDKFIYIIQSELTFKIKESYDYIDTKKEFENYNGIFESNKKDFSFLGFELSNKNINSNGLEKLFTILKSHNATTIKITPKENIIVLDVPNINASSLEKELKKNF; encoded by the coding sequence ATGAAAAAAATAGATTTCCAAGAAATAGAGAGAATTAAAGATGAAAAAAGTTCAATAGATGTCTTAGCAGACATCTACTTGTACGCTGTATTAGGTGAACCTGTAAGTGATGATGATATTGAAAGATTTAAATGGTATGGATTAACTTTACAAAAAAAAGAAAAATCAAATCTCTATTTCACGCTAAAAGTAAAAATTTTAAATGCAAAATTGACAATAAAACAAATTGATGTCCTTACAAAGATTTCAAAAGAGTTTGCAAATGGAAGTGCAAGATTTGTAGCAAGACAAAATATAGAATTTGATAATATTAAAATTTTTGATATTCCTGCAATTTTTAATCTATTAAATAGTGTAAATTTACACTCAATTTTTGCAAGTGGCCATGTCCCAACAAATATTATGTCTTGTCCTATAAATGGATATAATAAAAATCAAACAACTGATGTTTCAGATATTGTTTTAAAATTAAATAAAGATTTTGAAGGGAATAAAAACTTTTCTAACCTTCCAAATGAATTAAAAATAATAGTTGATGGTTGTGGTTGTGTAGGACAAAATTGTGAAGATAATGATCTATTTTTTAAAGCAATTAAGAGTTCAAATGGTAAAATTCAATTTAAAGTTAATGTTAGTGATACAAATGATATAAAAACTATTGGATTTGTAGCACCATCACAAGTTATTCCTCTTGCAAAAGTAGTTGCTAAAATATATAGAGATTTTGGTAAAAGAGGAGATGAGAAACATTCTAAGCTTGCTTATCTAGTTGAAGATTGGGGTATAGATAAATTTATTTATATTATTCAATCTGAACTTACGTTTAAAATAAAAGAGTCTTATGACTATATTGATACAAAAAAAGAGTTTGAAAACTACAATGGTATTTTTGAAAGTAATAAAAAAGACTTTAGTTTTCTAGGATTTGAATTATCAAATAAAAATATAAACTCAAATGGTTTAGAAAAACTATTTACTATTTTAAAAAGTCATAATGCCACAACAATAAAAATAACTCCAAAAGAGAATATTATTGTTTTAGATGTTCCAAATATAAATGCAAGTTCTCTTGAAAAAGAATTAAAAAAGAATTTTTAA